One window of Diabrotica undecimpunctata isolate CICGRU chromosome 8, icDiaUnde3, whole genome shotgun sequence genomic DNA carries:
- the P5cr-2 gene encoding pyrroline-5-carboxylate reductase 1, mitochondrial isoform X1, with translation MSSKLIKIGFIGGGKMAQAMAKGFISTGLTSGQSMTSSCHPSDILSVEAFKGIGAKTTFENEEVVKNSDIVVIATKPSIIPIALEPIKKNEIKANKLFMSIAMGVTLRQLEQLLPTEARVIRVMPNTPALVQNAASVFVSGKNATKDDARVTRKLLQSIGTCEEVPESYLDPITALSGSGPAYVYVMIEALADGGVKMGLPRDLAYRLASQTVLGAGQMVRDTQRHPGSLKDDVSSPSGSTAYGLHYLEEKGFRSAVIGAVEAATKQCNTFSSK, from the exons ATGTCGAGTAAACTGATCAAGATTGGGTTTATTGGGGGTGGCAAAATGGCACAAGCCATGGCCAAAGGGTTTATCAGCACAG GACTCACCAGCGGCCAATCCATGACTTCAAGCTGTCATCCATCGGATATCCTCTCAGTGGAGGCATTTAAG ggCATCGGAGCAAAAACTACGTTTGAAAACGAAGAAGTTGTGAAAAATTCCGACATAGTCGTGATAGCTACGAAACCGTCGATAATACCGATAGCTTTAGAACCGATTAAGAAGAATGAGATAAAGGCCAATAAGCTGTTTATGTCGATTGCCATGGGTGTAACGTTAAGGCAACTAGAGCAA ttattgcctACGGAAGCCAGAGTAATCAGAGTAATGCCGAACACACCCGCGTTGGTCCAAAACGCAGCATCTGTATTTGTTAGCGGCAAAAACGCAACCAAAGATGACGCCCGAGTTACTAGAAAACTACTACAATCTATCGGAACATGCGAAGAAGTGCCCGAGAGTTATCTCGATCCCATTACCGCTTTAAGTGGGTCTGGACCTGCATAT GTATATGTGATGATTGAAGCGCTTGCTGACGGTGGTGTGAAGATGGGTTTACCGAGAGATCTAGCGTACCGATTGGCCTCCCAAACCGTACTCGGAGCAGGGCAAATGGTCAGGGATACCCAAAGGCATCCTGGCTCTCTTAAAGACGATGTTTCTTCGCCATCGGGGTCCACAGCCTACGGGTTACATTATCTAGAAGAAAAAG GTTTCCGAAGTGCTGTGATAGGTGCAGTGGAAGCCGCCACCAAACAGTGTAACACGTTTTCATCAAAATAA
- the P5cr-2 gene encoding pyrroline-5-carboxylate reductase 3 isoform X2 translates to MSIAMGVTLRQLEQLLPTEARVIRVMPNTPALVQNAASVFVSGKNATKDDARVTRKLLQSIGTCEEVPESYLDPITALSGSGPAYVYVMIEALADGGVKMGLPRDLAYRLASQTVLGAGQMVRDTQRHPGSLKDDVSSPSGSTAYGLHYLEEKGFRSAVIGAVEAATKQCNTFSSK, encoded by the exons ATGTCGATTGCCATGGGTGTAACGTTAAGGCAACTAGAGCAA ttattgcctACGGAAGCCAGAGTAATCAGAGTAATGCCGAACACACCCGCGTTGGTCCAAAACGCAGCATCTGTATTTGTTAGCGGCAAAAACGCAACCAAAGATGACGCCCGAGTTACTAGAAAACTACTACAATCTATCGGAACATGCGAAGAAGTGCCCGAGAGTTATCTCGATCCCATTACCGCTTTAAGTGGGTCTGGACCTGCATAT GTATATGTGATGATTGAAGCGCTTGCTGACGGTGGTGTGAAGATGGGTTTACCGAGAGATCTAGCGTACCGATTGGCCTCCCAAACCGTACTCGGAGCAGGGCAAATGGTCAGGGATACCCAAAGGCATCCTGGCTCTCTTAAAGACGATGTTTCTTCGCCATCGGGGTCCACAGCCTACGGGTTACATTATCTAGAAGAAAAAG GTTTCCGAAGTGCTGTGATAGGTGCAGTGGAAGCCGCCACCAAACAGTGTAACACGTTTTCATCAAAATAA